One Candidatus Atribacteria bacterium DNA segment encodes these proteins:
- a CDS encoding deoxynucleoside kinase: MIKFKSKFIVVEGAIGAGKTSLVLLLSKRFSARYNLEVVEENPFLSNFYNDIERYAFQTQIFFLLSRYKQQLELVQQDLFNQSVFSDYLFAKDRIFAHLNLSGNELSMYERLYEIMVKDIPRPDLIVYLQASTEMLMKRIALRDRPFERKMSFEYMRRLNLAYEEFFSYPDNYKKIKLVKIKTNNLDFVGKNKDLEFVIDEIYKGDGLK, from the coding sequence ATGATTAAATTTAAGAGTAAATTTATTGTAGTTGAAGGAGCAATAGGAGCAGGAAAGACAAGTTTAGTTTTATTGCTAAGCAAAAGGTTTAGTGCAAGATATAATTTAGAGGTAGTGGAAGAAAATCCCTTTTTATCTAACTTTTATAATGATATAGAAAGGTATGCCTTCCAGACTCAAATATTTTTTTTACTGAGCCGTTATAAACAGCAATTAGAATTAGTCCAGCAAGATTTATTTAATCAGTCAGTTTTTTCTGATTACTTATTTGCCAAGGATAGGATATTTGCTCATCTGAATCTTTCCGGAAATGAACTTTCTATGTATGAACGCCTCTATGAAATTATGGTGAAAGATATTCCCCGACCGGACTTAATTGTGTACTTGCAAGCCAGCACAGAGATGTTAATGAAAAGAATAGCACTAAGAGATCGCCCTTTTGAGCGAAAGATGTCTTTTGAATATATGAGAAGATTAAATTTGGCTTATGAAGAATTTTTTTCTTATCCCGATAATTATAAAAAAATAAAATTAGTTAAAATAAAAACTAATAATCTTGATTTCGTAGGTAAAAATAAAGACCTTGAATTTGTGATAGATGAAATTTACAAGGGGGATGGTTTGAAATGA
- a CDS encoding deoxynucleoside kinase codes for MKKFIIVSGNIGCGKSSLTDLLSKRLGWKAYYEVVENNPYLEDFYKDMKKWSFHLQIFFLSKRFRHHQEILKNPASVVQDRSIYEDVDIFAKNLNQQGYMEERDYENYQELFSIMTQFLTPPDLIVYLQASVPTLSKRISLRGRDYEKTISEEYLKQLNELYEEWVENFTICPILNVPADDLDFVKRPEHLKLIANKILDKLQGVEKVVFD; via the coding sequence ATGAAGAAATTTATTATCGTATCGGGGAATATAGGCTGTGGCAAATCAAGTTTAACCGACCTATTGAGTAAAAGATTGGGTTGGAAAGCCTATTACGAAGTAGTAGAAAATAACCCGTATTTAGAGGATTTCTATAAAGATATGAAAAAGTGGAGTTTTCATCTCCAAATATTTTTTCTGTCTAAGAGATTTCGCCATCATCAGGAAATATTAAAGAATCCTGCCTCAGTAGTCCAGGATAGAAGTATCTATGAGGACGTGGATATTTTTGCTAAAAATTTAAATCAACAGGGATACATGGAGGAACGTGATTATGAAAACTATCAGGAATTATTTAGCATAATGACCCAATTTCTTACTCCTCCTGATTTAATTGTTTATCTTCAGGCTTCAGTTCCCACGCTTTCGAAAAGAATTTCTCTGCGAGGGAGGGATTACGAGAAAACTATTTCCGAGGAATATTTAAAACAATTAAACGAATTGTATGAAGAATGGGTAGAGAATTTTACCATTTGCCCTATCTTGAATGTGCCTGCTGATGACTTGGATTTTGTAAAGCGCCCGGAACATCTAAAATTAATTGCCAACAAAATATTGGATAAACTCCAGGGGGTAGAAAAAGTAGTATTTGATTAA
- a CDS encoding 4Fe-4S binding protein, with protein MMTRRQKTRKAIILISFLLFPLTISYFSPYIIIDGASQGIIAGSFITFALLFIVSLFLGRAYCGWVCPGAGIQEWCFTVNDKRARGGRLNWIKYFIWIPWISIIIIMAILAGGFHTVNPLHLTETGISVSEPAAYMMYFTIVGLFVILSFTAGKRAFCHYVCWMAPFMVIGIKIKNYFKWPSLHLESTSDKCKQCKICDKNCPMSLEVSKMVKNSSMENAECILCGTCIDNCSNGAIKYSWKCKKHLQ; from the coding sequence ATCATGACTAGAAGACAAAAAACCCGAAAAGCTATAATCTTAATTTCGTTTTTATTATTTCCTCTTACCATAAGCTATTTTTCTCCCTACATCATCATTGACGGTGCTTCACAAGGGATTATTGCAGGTAGTTTTATTACCTTTGCACTTTTATTTATTGTATCACTATTTCTTGGTAGAGCTTACTGCGGATGGGTGTGCCCAGGAGCCGGCATTCAAGAGTGGTGTTTTACAGTCAATGATAAAAGAGCTCGAGGAGGAAGGCTCAATTGGATAAAATACTTCATTTGGATCCCCTGGATTAGCATTATTATCATTATGGCGATATTAGCTGGAGGATTTCATACTGTAAACCCATTGCATCTGACTGAAACCGGAATATCAGTATCTGAACCTGCTGCTTATATGATGTACTTTACCATTGTGGGTCTATTCGTGATTCTATCGTTCACAGCTGGAAAGAGAGCTTTCTGTCATTATGTCTGCTGGATGGCGCCATTTATGGTCATTGGTATTAAAATAAAAAATTACTTCAAGTGGCCTTCGCTTCATTTAGAATCTACAAGTGATAAATGTAAACAATGTAAGATATGCGATAAGAATTGTCCTATGAGTTTAGAGGTTAGCAAGATGGTAAAAAACAGTTCTATGGAGAATGCAGAATGTATTCTATGTGGCACCTGTATTGATAATTGTTCAAACGGGGCAATAAAGTACTCCTGGAAGTGCAAAAAACATCTCCAGTAA
- a CDS encoding DMT family transporter, with product MKSIFFMLFGALAGSFIALQNTLNSSLGKKTGYFGSVLLLTIISTITLIIIISISPKTATLKNAPGLSQWYLYLGGILGVLILAIPIFILPKIGVSATLSSMIFGQIILALILDHFGFMGNPAITIDLKKILGVFLLLISIFLINSN from the coding sequence ATGAAATCAATATTTTTTATGTTATTTGGTGCTCTCGCTGGTAGTTTTATTGCTCTTCAAAACACCTTAAACTCTTCTTTAGGAAAAAAAACAGGATATTTTGGTTCAGTCCTTCTTCTTACTATTATAAGTACTATTACTTTAATAATTATCATATCTATCTCACCTAAAACAGCTACTTTAAAAAATGCTCCGGGTCTTTCCCAATGGTATTTATATCTTGGAGGTATTTTAGGTGTTCTTATTTTAGCTATACCAATTTTTATCCTCCCCAAAATCGGAGTTTCAGCTACTTTATCCTCAATGATTTTTGGTCAGATTATTTTGGCATTAATCCTTGATCATTTTGGTTTTATGGGCAACCCCGCTATTACCATTGATTTAAAAAAAATCTTAGGTGTTTTTCTTCTTTTGATATCAATTTTTTTAATTAATAGCAATTAG
- a CDS encoding biotin transporter BioY, which produces MLKINIRQMILVSLFAALTAIGAFISIPIYPVPFTLQTLFTLLAAMTLGSVMGALSQIIYVLLGVVGLPVFAGFKAGIGILFGPTGGFLFGFIISAYIIGKMIELKKEKNIFYYFLVGSLGTILLYLFGITQLSLVAGIGVKKAITLGMLPFLPGDILKIITASFIVSKLKTVIELK; this is translated from the coding sequence ATGTTAAAAATAAATATCCGCCAGATGATTTTAGTGTCATTATTTGCTGCTTTAACGGCAATAGGAGCATTTATTTCGATTCCTATCTATCCTGTCCCTTTTACTTTACAGACTTTATTTACTCTCCTTGCAGCTATGACCCTGGGAAGTGTAATGGGAGCATTAAGCCAGATTATTTATGTATTGTTAGGTGTAGTAGGGTTACCCGTTTTTGCTGGTTTTAAAGCCGGGATAGGTATTTTATTTGGACCAACCGGTGGATTTTTATTTGGATTCATAATTTCTGCTTATATTATCGGTAAGATGATAGAGCTAAAAAAAGAAAAGAATATTTTTTACTATTTTTTGGTAGGTTCATTGGGAACGATACTTCTTTATTTATTTGGTATAACTCAATTATCTTTGGTTGCAGGAATAGGAGTCAAGAAAGCAATAACATTAGGAATGCTTCCCTTTTTGCCTGGGGATATTTTAAAAATAATTACCGCTTCTTTCATTGTTAGTAAATTAAAAACAGTTATAGAATTAAAATAA
- a CDS encoding biotin--[acetyl-CoA-carboxylase] ligase, whose translation MINNSLKYLKEKGYISGEALAQKLGISRVAVWKQIKKLKNMGYKIIADQNLGYCLISRPDLLIPQEIQRELYTEYIGKEIYYFPELKSTNIMAKEKALQGIEKIKEGTLIIAERQSAGKGRLGREWFSPIGGIWISIILYPQLSPSYIPRITLMSAVAVVKAIKICTQIEPQIKWPNDILINEKKVCGILTEMNAELDIINWVVVGIGINANIDHRAFPQDIQENTISLKEVAGKEVLRIKLVQAFLQEFEKHYESLKRREFSSILKEWKLNSHTLGRKVKVDMGERIITGEAVDIDKEGALVLKKEDGKLIKIISGTVV comes from the coding sequence ATGATCAATAACAGTTTAAAATATTTAAAAGAAAAAGGATATATTTCCGGTGAAGCTTTAGCCCAAAAATTAGGGATTTCCCGGGTAGCAGTTTGGAAACAGATAAAGAAATTAAAAAATATGGGTTATAAGATAATAGCTGACCAAAATTTAGGTTATTGCTTGATTTCCCGCCCTGATCTTCTAATCCCCCAAGAAATTCAAAGGGAATTATACACAGAATATATCGGTAAAGAAATATACTATTTCCCCGAATTAAAATCTACCAATATAATGGCTAAAGAAAAAGCCTTGCAGGGGATAGAGAAGATAAAGGAAGGTACATTAATTATTGCTGAAAGGCAGAGCGCAGGGAAGGGTAGATTAGGCCGGGAATGGTTTTCACCTATCGGAGGTATCTGGATCTCCATAATATTATACCCTCAACTTTCACCTTCTTACATCCCTCGAATCACTTTAATGTCTGCAGTAGCGGTAGTGAAGGCCATCAAAATCTGCACGCAGATTGAACCACAAATAAAATGGCCAAACGATATATTAATAAATGAAAAAAAAGTATGCGGAATACTGACCGAAATGAATGCTGAATTGGATATAATAAACTGGGTAGTAGTCGGAATAGGCATCAATGCAAATATAGATCACCGAGCATTTCCCCAGGATATTCAAGAGAATACGATTTCTTTAAAAGAAGTTGCAGGTAAAGAGGTTTTAAGGATCAAGCTGGTACAAGCCTTCTTGCAGGAATTTGAAAAGCATTACGAAAGTTTAAAAAGAAGAGAATTTTCTTCTATTTTAAAGGAATGGAAATTAAACTCCCATACCCTGGGAAGAAAGGTAAAGGTAGATATGGGGGAGAGAATAATTACAGGGGAAGCAGTAGACATAGATAAAGAAGGAGCCCTAGTTTTAAAAAAAGAGGACGGCAAACTGATAAAAATAATTTCCGGGACTGTTGTATAA